Proteins from one Cryptomeria japonica chromosome 4, Sugi_1.0, whole genome shotgun sequence genomic window:
- the LOC131074144 gene encoding disease resistance response protein 206-like, translated as MAVKAGRVLNLCLVWLLMSATLQKSADCLGWNKMLPQPCRNLVLYFHDIIYNGENADNAMSALIAAPQGANLTILTEHNHFGDLAVFDDPITLDNNLYSPPVGRAQGFYLYDMKNFFSVWLGFTFVLNSTDYKGTITFVGADPALKQRDVSVVGGTGDFLVARGIATLSTDSVEGDVYFRLRVNITLYECY; from the coding sequence ATGGCGGTTAAGGCTGGTAGAGTTCTGAATTTGTGTTTAGTGTGGCTTCTAATGTCTGCCACTTTGCAGAAAAGTGCAGATTGCCTGGGCTGGAACAAAATGCTTCCACAGCCCTGTAGAAATTTAGTGTTATATTTTCATGATATTATCTACAATGGTGAAAATGCTGACAATGCAATGTCTGCATTGATAGCAGCACCTCAAGGGGCCAACCTTACCATTTTGACTGAGCATAATCATTTTGGAGATTTGGCTGTGTTTGACGATCCGATTACTCTGGACAATAATCTTTACTCTCCACCCGTTGGAAGAGCGCAGGGATTTTATCTGTATGACATGAAGAATTTCTTTAGCGTATGGCTTGGTTTCACATTTGTGTTGAATAGCACAGATTATAAGGGCACGATCACATTCGTCGGAGCAGATCCAGCGCTTAAGCAGAGAGATGTATCTGTTGTTGGAGGGACAGGTGATTTTTTAGTGGCGAGAGGAATTGCAACCCTTTCAACTGATTCCGTTGAGGGAGACGTCTATTTCCGCCTTCGAGTAAATATCACCCTCTACGAATGTTATTGA
- the LOC131074165 gene encoding cysteine-rich receptor-like protein kinase 26, translating into MAPEYVMRGKLSVKVDVYSFGVQVLEIVTGRKSTDINFPSQMDSLLEWHDYCGLRICDVGMETIQWRKQFKVSEVNQEQRCIHVGLLCVQADATLRPAMSNVIMMLSRRNANLPNPSKPAFVSSSKSHASTSKSSWEVEENEKRMTYQISGQLRHLHQGFVQ; encoded by the exons ATGGCACCAGAGTATGTAATGCGAGGGAAGCTGTCAGTTAAAGTAGACGTTTACAGTTTTGGAGTGCAGGTGCTTGAGATCGTCACAGGAAGGAAAAGCACTGATATTAATTTTCCATCCCAAATGGATAGCCTCTTAGAATGG CATGATTATTGTGGTTTAAGGATATGTGATGTAGGAATGGAAACAATTCAATGGAGGAAACAATTCAAGGTATCAGAAGTCAATCAGGAGCAGAGATGCATTCATGTGGGACTTTTGTGTGTACAAGCTGATGCAACACTTCGTCCAGCTATGTCTAATGTTATTATGATGCTATCTCGCCGTAATGCAAACTTACCAAATCCTTCTAAGCCTGCTTTTGTAAGCAGTAGCAAGAGTCATGCTTCAACATCGAAGTCCAGCTGGGAGGTTGAGGAAAATGAAAAGAGAATGACATACCAGATATCTGGGCAACTACGTCATCTTCATCAGGGATTCGTTCAGTAA